One region of Halohasta litchfieldiae genomic DNA includes:
- a CDS encoding nucleoside phosphorylase gives MTTPSDVEESTVTEDAPNDTAVPGDSEDPNADRQYHLEVTSEDVADSVLLPGNPDRIGTITDLWDDATTVATHREYRTATGNYNETPISATSTGIGGPSAAIALEELARVGSETFIRVGSCGAIQPEIDVGDLVITSGAVRQEGTSEEYVNPTYPATADHEVVSALIAAAERLGYDYHVGVTMSADSFYAGQGRPGFDGYEAPGSDDLVDSLRNANVKNIEMEAATILTLASIYGLRAGAVCAVYANRQTGEFRTEGDSRAAETASLAVALLAEMDRRKREVGVSQWHAGLSLD, from the coding sequence ATGACCACGCCCTCGGATGTCGAGGAGTCTACGGTCACCGAAGACGCCCCCAACGATACCGCTGTTCCGGGCGACAGCGAAGATCCCAACGCCGACCGCCAGTACCATCTCGAAGTCACCAGCGAGGATGTCGCCGACAGCGTTCTCCTGCCGGGGAATCCCGACCGGATCGGGACAATCACGGATCTCTGGGATGATGCCACCACCGTCGCTACCCATCGAGAGTACCGCACTGCGACCGGGAACTACAATGAAACTCCCATTTCGGCGACGTCGACCGGAATCGGCGGTCCATCGGCGGCAATCGCGCTCGAAGAACTCGCCCGCGTTGGCAGTGAGACGTTCATCCGGGTTGGCTCCTGTGGGGCAATCCAGCCCGAAATCGATGTCGGTGATCTCGTTATCACCTCCGGCGCGGTTCGCCAAGAGGGAACCAGCGAGGAGTACGTCAACCCCACCTATCCGGCAACTGCCGATCACGAGGTCGTCTCCGCGCTGATCGCCGCCGCCGAGCGGTTAGGTTACGACTACCACGTCGGCGTCACAATGAGTGCCGACAGTTTTTATGCTGGTCAGGGTCGACCCGGATTCGACGGCTACGAAGCCCCCGGGAGCGACGATCTCGTCGACTCCCTGCGGAATGCGAACGTCAAAAACATCGAGATGGAGGCCGCAACGATTCTGACGCTGGCTTCGATCTACGGACTCCGGGCGGGAGCCGTTTGTGCGGTGTACGCCAACCGCCAAACTGGCGAGTTCCGGACGGAAGGTGACTCACGAGCGGCCGAAACTGCAAGTCTCGCGGTCGCCCTGCTGGCCGAGATGGATCGGCGGAAACGTGAGGTGGGTGTGAGCCAGTGGCATGCCGGGCTTTCACTTGATTAA
- the rocF gene encoding arginase, which yields MTRTVRIIGAPTDYGANRRGVDMGPSAIRYAGLADQLRSADTEPVDAGDIRAPHAEECDPDTRSVPTGTAQFFEETKTVCTQLADTVESTLETDELPIVLGGDHSVAIGSVRGSAAAGPLGAIWFDAHADLNTPATSPSGNIHGMPLAALLGIGEFADQSWATAPHLREENLVLVGLRSVDEAETRLIEQRDFTVFTMSEIDSRGITAVVEEALAVATDGVDEIHVSLDLDWLDPTEAPGVGTPVRGGVTYREAHSAMEQVAATSAVRSLDLVEVNPTLDQHNETAELATELAASALGKRIL from the coding sequence ATGACACGGACCGTCCGCATCATCGGCGCGCCAACCGACTACGGGGCAAACAGACGGGGTGTCGACATGGGACCGTCGGCGATCCGATACGCCGGACTGGCCGATCAGCTCCGGTCGGCGGACACAGAGCCGGTCGACGCGGGCGATATCCGCGCACCGCACGCTGAGGAGTGTGATCCCGACACGCGGTCGGTACCCACCGGCACCGCCCAATTCTTCGAGGAGACGAAAACCGTCTGCACGCAGCTCGCCGACACCGTCGAGTCGACGCTCGAAACTGACGAACTCCCCATTGTTCTCGGCGGCGATCACTCGGTGGCTATCGGCTCGGTGCGTGGCTCGGCCGCAGCCGGACCGCTTGGCGCGATCTGGTTCGATGCCCACGCGGATCTCAACACTCCTGCTACGTCGCCGTCGGGAAACATCCACGGCATGCCGCTGGCAGCGCTCCTCGGAATCGGGGAGTTCGCCGACCAATCGTGGGCCACTGCCCCACATCTCCGCGAAGAAAACCTCGTCCTCGTCGGACTACGGAGCGTCGACGAGGCCGAAACGCGACTCATCGAACAGCGGGATTTCACCGTGTTCACGATGTCCGAAATCGATAGCCGCGGCATCACTGCTGTCGTCGAGGAGGCCCTTGCAGTGGCGACCGACGGCGTCGATGAGATCCACGTGAGTCTCGATCTCGACTGGCTCGATCCAACCGAAGCTCCCGGTGTTGGGACGCCGGTTCGCGGCGGTGTCACCTACCGTGAGGCCCATTCGGCGATGGAACAGGTTGCAGCGACCTCAGCAGTCCGGTCGCTGGATCTCGTCGAAGTCAATCCGACGTTGGATCAACACAACGAAACCGCCGAGTTGGCGACCGAACTCGCCGCAAGCGCACTCGGAAAACGAATCTTGTGA
- a CDS encoding NAD(P)/FAD-dependent oxidoreductase, with amino-acid sequence MTEQVVVVGAGYAGAGTVKSFEDEIEEGEAELTWISEHDYHLVLHEAHRVIRNPQAESKVTIPVDEIKAPETNFVRDRVTGVDTDERTVELRDGDSVDYDYLLVGIGSATAFFGIDGLKEHSLTLKSLDDVREIHEAVRAAGEEATQSEPAQILVGGAGLSGIQTAGEIAGYRDDTRAPLDIKLIEGLEEIFPGNDPEVQGALKKRLLDRDVEILTGEFISEVDAETVSLGEDSELDYDVLVWTGGITGHEEITEADLDKDERSNRVFAESDFQTSDDRVFAIGDAALVDQGNDDVAPPTAQAAWTAAEVAGENLARAVRGAPLKSWKHKDKGTVISVGDEAVAHNVMGLPINTFGGPAAKALKKGIACRWISDVTSLKRAAKAWSDM; translated from the coding sequence ATGACAGAACAAGTTGTGGTCGTTGGTGCTGGCTACGCGGGTGCTGGCACGGTCAAATCGTTCGAAGACGAGATCGAGGAGGGCGAAGCCGAGCTTACCTGGATCTCGGAACACGATTACCATCTCGTCCTCCACGAGGCCCACCGCGTCATCCGCAACCCGCAGGCCGAATCGAAGGTCACCATCCCGGTCGACGAAATCAAGGCTCCCGAAACGAACTTCGTTCGAGACCGCGTCACCGGCGTCGACACCGACGAGCGAACGGTCGAACTCCGTGACGGCGACAGCGTCGACTACGACTACCTGCTGGTCGGCATCGGCAGTGCAACCGCCTTTTTCGGCATCGACGGGCTCAAAGAACACTCCCTGACGCTCAAGAGTCTCGACGACGTCCGCGAGATCCACGAGGCCGTCCGCGCTGCTGGCGAGGAGGCAACCCAAAGCGAACCGGCCCAGATTCTGGTCGGTGGGGCCGGACTCTCGGGAATTCAGACCGCCGGCGAGATCGCCGGCTACCGCGACGATACGCGCGCGCCGCTCGACATCAAACTCATCGAGGGGCTCGAAGAGATCTTCCCCGGCAACGATCCGGAGGTCCAAGGCGCACTCAAAAAGCGACTCTTGGATCGCGATGTCGAGATCCTCACCGGCGAGTTCATCTCGGAAGTCGACGCCGAGACCGTCTCCCTCGGCGAGGACAGCGAACTCGACTATGATGTCCTGGTCTGGACCGGCGGTATCACCGGCCACGAAGAGATTACTGAGGCCGACCTCGACAAAGACGAGCGCTCGAACCGCGTCTTCGCAGAGTCTGACTTCCAGACCAGCGACGACCGCGTGTTCGCCATCGGTGACGCCGCACTGGTCGACCAAGGCAACGACGACGTCGCGCCACCGACCGCACAGGCCGCTTGGACCGCCGCCGAGGTCGCCGGTGAGAACCTCGCGCGAGCGGTTCGCGGCGCACCACTCAAATCGTGGAAACACAAAGACAAGGGGACGGTCATCTCGGTCGGTGACGAGGCTGTCGCTCACAACGTGATGGGGCTGCCGATCAACACCTTCGGCGGTCCTGCCGCCAAAGCACTCAAGAAAGGCATCGCCTGCCGCTGGATCTCGGATGTTACCTCGCTCAAACGCGCCGCGAAGGCGTGGAGCGATATGTAA
- a CDS encoding Rrf2 family transcriptional regulator, whose protein sequence is MSSIELTPSQKTILTALTNLHRQSEDAVKGEDIAEEVNRNPGTIRNQMQSLKALQLVEGVPGPKGGYKPTANAYEALDVDEMEEPAAVPLTHNDEKVENANVESIDLSSVHHPELCRAEIHLQGSVRDFHEGDEVIVGPTPLSKLRITGTLDAKDDTNNILILQIDDMLAPAEEPAH, encoded by the coding sequence ATGTCATCAATCGAACTCACGCCGAGTCAGAAAACCATACTGACAGCACTCACGAACCTCCACCGCCAGAGCGAAGACGCCGTCAAAGGCGAAGATATTGCCGAGGAGGTAAATCGAAATCCCGGAACGATCCGCAACCAGATGCAGAGTCTCAAAGCCCTCCAACTCGTTGAGGGCGTCCCCGGACCCAAAGGCGGCTATAAGCCGACCGCCAATGCCTACGAGGCGCTGGATGTCGACGAGATGGAGGAGCCAGCAGCGGTCCCGCTTACGCACAACGACGAGAAAGTCGAGAACGCGAACGTCGAGAGCATCGATCTCTCGAGTGTGCACCACCCAGAACTCTGTCGAGCCGAAATCCACCTGCAGGGCTCAGTCCGAGACTTCCACGAGGGCGACGAGGTAATCGTCGGGCCGACGCCGCTGTCGAAGCTCCGTATCACCGGCACGCTGGATGCGAAAGACGACACGAACAACATTCTCATCCTGCAGATCGACGATATGCTCGCTCCCGCAGAAGAACCGGCTCACTGA